A window from Hymenobacter volaticus encodes these proteins:
- a CDS encoding alpha/beta fold hydrolase yields MKQALRPWRWLLLVLFVCCLNSCHDDDDSNPGPVVYSGQQLFVSANQVVTLSKVQLQALATLAGYGAFAPQLKYDVTFYKFLYKTTYQGQLLQVSGMLAVPLNTPTPPALLSAQHGTMFRYADAPSNFPTSFTGFELFASAGFVTVIPDYIGLGASQQVVQAFYDKSTSATTVVDMIKAAQYYLQQQQVPLNPRLFLVGYSEGGYVTMAAQQEIETRPEHNLTLTAAAEGAGGYDLTGMLTGIASAPNYANPSFLALFLNSYNTTYTWNRPLSDFFQAPYAAKLPALLDGSKTREEINAELTTSPAALFNPTFYASLSNPSGEPVLKQQLTANSFLDWVPKSPTRLYHGTNDESVFYQTSETTFARFQAAGATNVEFFPIPGGMHQTSIGPMMANALPWLQSLDK; encoded by the coding sequence ATGAAACAAGCTCTCCGCCCCTGGCGCTGGCTGCTGCTGGTGCTGTTTGTATGCTGCCTCAACAGTTGCCACGACGATGACGACTCGAACCCCGGCCCCGTAGTTTATAGCGGCCAGCAGCTCTTTGTTTCAGCCAACCAAGTTGTTACGCTGTCTAAGGTTCAACTGCAAGCTTTGGCAACTTTAGCGGGCTATGGCGCCTTCGCTCCGCAGCTGAAGTACGACGTCACTTTCTACAAATTCCTTTACAAGACCACTTATCAGGGGCAGTTACTGCAAGTATCGGGCATGTTGGCTGTTCCACTCAACACGCCTACCCCACCGGCCCTGCTCAGCGCCCAGCACGGCACCATGTTCCGGTACGCCGATGCGCCATCCAACTTTCCAACCAGCTTCACTGGCTTCGAGTTGTTTGCCTCGGCTGGCTTTGTTACCGTCATTCCAGACTACATCGGCCTGGGTGCCTCACAGCAGGTAGTGCAAGCTTTCTACGACAAGTCCACTTCGGCCACGACGGTGGTAGATATGATCAAGGCGGCGCAGTACTACCTTCAGCAACAGCAAGTTCCCCTGAATCCGCGGCTGTTTCTGGTGGGCTATTCCGAAGGGGGCTACGTGACTATGGCTGCCCAGCAGGAAATCGAAACCCGGCCCGAGCACAATCTCACGTTGACGGCCGCCGCGGAAGGTGCCGGTGGCTACGATCTAACGGGCATGCTCACCGGTATTGCCTCGGCACCGAATTATGCCAACCCGTCGTTTCTGGCCCTATTTCTTAATTCCTATAATACCACCTACACCTGGAACCGTCCGCTCTCGGACTTTTTTCAGGCGCCCTATGCGGCCAAGCTTCCAGCCTTACTCGATGGCAGCAAGACCCGAGAGGAAATCAACGCCGAGCTTACTACCAGCCCCGCCGCGTTGTTTAACCCTACTTTCTACGCCAGCCTAAGCAACCCAAGCGGCGAGCCAGTGCTCAAGCAGCAACTAACCGCAAACAGCTTTCTGGATTGGGTACCCAAGAGCCCTACGCGACTCTACCACGGCACCAACGACGAGAGTGTTTTCTACCAAACTTCGGAAACTACCTTCGCGCGCTTTCAAGCTGCGGGCGCAACCAACGTTGAATTTTTCCCAATTCCTGGTGGCATGCACCAAACCAGCATCGGCCCCATGATGGCTAATGCCCTACCCTGGCTGCAGTCCTTGGATAAGTGA
- a CDS encoding glycosyl hydrolase 115 family protein, with product MLLLQAQYPSLAQQPAEKALTLVANSPEAFPLVHNRQAAAVYVDAQDAEVVRVAAEALVKDIHSITGTTPALRGATEPLASYSVVVGTLGHSKRIDQLAAGGASQLANLKGQWETFSISVVDKPFGKAGKALVVAGSDRRGTAFGVFELSRRLGVSPWSWWADVTPLPQPNLYLSAGNYVAQTPSVKYRGLFLNDEDWGLQPWAAQNLDQEVKDIGPNTYARIFELLLRLKANLIWPAMHPSTKAFFHYPGNPKMADRYAILVGTSHAEPMLRNNVDEWQEPTMGPFDYFRNQPAVYSYWDQRAKQAGKLEAMYSLGMRGVHDSGMEGAKTPQEAAQMLGRVLTDQRDILRRHVAPDVTRVPQVFTAYKEVLDVYDAGLKLPDDVILAWPDDNYGYISRLSTAEEQRRPGGTGVYYHASYWGRPHDYLWLGSTHPALIREEMMKAYALKTDKLWVMNVGDIKPLEYNIQLFLDMAYHAPPFQQSQYVPQHLEQWTAQIFGKEHAAAIRDILWKYYDLAFERRPEFMGWSQTEPTTETRRTDYNHFYYGDEAQRRLDRYAALEQQVQQLRPLISPARADAFFELVYYPVVGASLMNQKFLYQDKSYWYAQQNRASATDYADLARQAYVRIEQETEYYNQQLAGGKWRGMMSMKPRDLPVYQAPAATPMRVDTTQVWGLAPEGLGVPDSTQLNPFKIKRAVALPTFYPWGPQTYFVDVFLSGRQAVAWQAKTSAKWLVISAKKGRLTSAMGQKEQRLQVGIDWSKAPKRGGLVGKITFKGAGKTLQVTVHAAPAMSAELQAYEGFVESNGYVSMFAGNYSRKTDKPASSWAPVADLGSTGKAVQAQPLQAVPLTDTANVQQSAPVVEYDFYMLTAAAPEVTVFTLPTHEITRLTRLRYGIALDNGPIKIVDFKTVGRSEEWKQNVLRNNAQRKVKEPLITPGRHTLKLYLIDPGVTLDRITINLGGLQQAYGTIPETKKQ from the coding sequence TTGCTGCTCCTTCAGGCTCAGTATCCCTCCCTGGCCCAGCAGCCCGCCGAAAAGGCGCTGACGCTGGTAGCAAATAGCCCCGAGGCGTTTCCGTTGGTGCACAACCGTCAGGCGGCCGCAGTGTACGTGGATGCGCAAGATGCGGAAGTGGTGCGCGTAGCGGCCGAAGCCTTGGTTAAAGACATCCACAGTATTACCGGAACCACGCCGGCCTTACGCGGGGCAACCGAGCCGTTAGCCTCCTATTCGGTGGTGGTGGGTACGCTCGGCCATTCCAAGCGGATTGATCAGCTGGCCGCCGGCGGTGCCAGCCAGCTAGCCAACCTCAAGGGCCAGTGGGAAACGTTTAGCATCAGCGTCGTGGATAAGCCGTTTGGCAAAGCCGGCAAAGCGCTGGTGGTGGCTGGCAGCGACCGACGCGGTACCGCCTTTGGCGTGTTCGAGTTGTCGCGCCGACTGGGGGTTTCGCCCTGGTCCTGGTGGGCCGACGTGACGCCGCTGCCCCAGCCCAACTTGTACCTAAGCGCCGGCAATTATGTAGCGCAAACTCCGTCGGTGAAATACCGCGGCCTCTTCCTCAACGACGAAGATTGGGGCCTGCAACCCTGGGCCGCCCAAAACCTTGATCAGGAGGTGAAGGACATCGGACCCAACACCTACGCCCGCATCTTCGAGTTGCTCTTGCGGCTGAAGGCCAACCTAATCTGGCCCGCCATGCACCCAAGCACCAAGGCCTTCTTCCATTACCCTGGCAACCCGAAAATGGCCGACCGCTACGCCATTCTGGTGGGTACGTCCCACGCCGAGCCCATGCTGCGCAACAACGTGGACGAGTGGCAGGAGCCCACGATGGGTCCGTTCGATTACTTCCGCAACCAACCGGCCGTCTATTCTTATTGGGACCAGCGCGCCAAACAAGCCGGCAAGTTGGAAGCCATGTACTCCTTGGGCATGCGCGGCGTGCACGACAGCGGCATGGAAGGAGCAAAAACACCCCAAGAAGCAGCTCAGATGCTAGGTCGCGTGCTCACCGACCAGCGCGACATCCTGCGGCGGCACGTAGCCCCCGACGTGACCCGCGTGCCGCAGGTGTTTACGGCCTACAAAGAAGTGCTCGACGTGTACGACGCCGGCCTGAAGTTACCCGACGACGTCATCCTGGCCTGGCCCGACGACAACTATGGCTATATCAGTCGCTTAAGCACCGCCGAGGAGCAGCGCCGGCCCGGCGGCACGGGCGTGTACTACCACGCCTCGTATTGGGGCCGCCCCCACGATTACCTCTGGCTCGGCTCCACGCACCCGGCCCTGATTCGAGAGGAGATGATGAAAGCTTACGCGCTAAAGACCGACAAGCTGTGGGTGATGAACGTGGGCGACATCAAGCCGCTGGAGTACAACATTCAGCTGTTTCTGGATATGGCTTACCACGCGCCGCCTTTCCAGCAAAGCCAATACGTGCCGCAGCACTTAGAGCAGTGGACAGCGCAGATTTTCGGGAAAGAGCACGCCGCCGCTATCCGGGATATTTTGTGGAAATACTACGACCTAGCCTTCGAACGACGCCCCGAGTTTATGGGCTGGAGCCAGACCGAACCCACCACCGAAACTCGCCGCACCGACTACAACCACTTCTATTATGGCGACGAAGCCCAGCGCCGGCTCGACCGCTATGCCGCCCTCGAGCAGCAAGTCCAACAACTGCGCCCCCTGATCAGTCCGGCACGGGCCGATGCTTTTTTCGAACTGGTTTACTACCCAGTGGTGGGGGCGTCCTTGATGAATCAGAAGTTTCTCTACCAAGACAAAAGCTACTGGTACGCCCAACAAAACCGGGCCAGCGCCACCGACTACGCCGACCTGGCGCGGCAAGCCTACGTCCGCATCGAGCAGGAAACCGAGTACTACAACCAGCAGCTAGCCGGCGGCAAGTGGCGAGGCATGATGTCGATGAAGCCCCGCGACCTGCCCGTTTACCAAGCCCCAGCTGCCACCCCGATGCGAGTGGACACCACGCAAGTGTGGGGTTTAGCACCCGAAGGGCTCGGTGTACCGGATTCAACTCAGCTAAACCCATTCAAGATCAAGCGGGCTGTGGCCTTGCCCACGTTTTACCCCTGGGGCCCACAAACTTATTTTGTTGACGTATTTCTGAGTGGCCGTCAAGCAGTGGCGTGGCAGGCCAAAACCTCGGCGAAGTGGCTGGTGATTTCCGCGAAAAAGGGGCGCCTAACGTCGGCAATGGGCCAGAAAGAGCAACGCCTACAAGTCGGCATTGACTGGAGCAAAGCGCCTAAACGCGGCGGCCTAGTTGGTAAGATTACCTTTAAAGGCGCGGGCAAAACCCTACAAGTTACAGTGCATGCGGCGCCGGCCATGAGCGCGGAATTGCAGGCATATGAAGGGTTTGTAGAAAGCAACGGCTACGTGTCGATGTTTGCGGGCAACTACAGCCGCAAAACCGATAAGCCGGCTAGTTCGTGGGCGCCCGTTGCCGACCTAGGCTCTACGGGAAAAGCAGTGCAAGCCCAGCCGTTGCAGGCCGTGCCGCTCACTGATACAGCCAATGTTCAGCAGTCGGCCCCCGTGGTGGAGTACGACTTCTACATGCTCACGGCGGCGGCACCGGAAGTAACGGTTTTTACTTTGCCTACGCACGAAATTACGCGCCTTACCCGCCTGCGTTACGGTATCGCCCTGGATAATGGCCCCATCAAAATCGTGGATTTCAAAACTGTGGGCCGTTCGGAAGAGTGGAAGCAAAACGTGCTGCGCAACAATGCGCAGCGTAAAGTGAAGGAGCCGCTTATCACCCCCGGGCGGCATACGCTCAAGCTTTACTTGATTGACCCTGGGGTTACGTTGGATAGAATTACCATCAATCTCGGGGGCTTGCAGCAAGCATATGGCACCATCCCGGAAACGAAAAAGCAATAG
- a CDS encoding EamA family transporter has product MPDSSRFTLPAVPAVLLAIISVQGGAAIAKGLFPVLGAAGTTSIRIGLSALVLLAVVRPRFSQLQPAQWRAVVPYGLALGAMNFLFYCALARIPLGVAVTLEFVGPLGLALTGSRRLIDVVWVALAGAGIALLAPWSGHNIDLLGLGFALAAGGCWAGYIVLSQRTAALLPGPVAVTVGMLFATLPVLPFGVASGSLSALTPHLLLLGALLALFSSILPFSLEMQALRTMPTRTFSILMSLEPVVAALSGWALLGEQLTLGQWLAVVFIVVASAGATATSPRAQPAVGSE; this is encoded by the coding sequence ATGCCAGATTCTTCGCGCTTTACTTTGCCCGCGGTGCCTGCCGTGCTTCTCGCCATCATTAGTGTACAAGGTGGGGCTGCCATTGCCAAAGGGTTGTTTCCCGTGCTTGGGGCCGCAGGCACCACCAGCATCCGGATCGGCCTTTCGGCGCTGGTGCTGCTGGCGGTTGTGCGGCCTCGGTTCAGCCAACTGCAACCCGCGCAATGGCGGGCGGTGGTGCCCTACGGCCTAGCGCTAGGCGCTATGAATTTCCTCTTCTATTGCGCCTTGGCCCGCATACCGCTCGGCGTAGCCGTGACGCTGGAGTTTGTCGGGCCACTGGGTTTGGCGCTGACTGGTTCGCGCCGCCTGATCGACGTGGTGTGGGTGGCGCTGGCTGGAGCGGGCATTGCGCTGCTGGCACCCTGGAGCGGCCACAACATCGACCTGCTCGGTCTTGGCTTTGCCTTGGCAGCCGGTGGCTGCTGGGCTGGGTACATCGTGCTGAGCCAGCGAACGGCGGCCTTGCTACCGGGCCCAGTGGCCGTCACGGTGGGCATGCTGTTCGCGACCCTGCCGGTGCTGCCTTTCGGTGTGGCTAGCGGGAGCTTATCGGCCCTAACTCCGCACCTGCTGCTGCTAGGCGCGTTGTTGGCGCTATTCTCAAGTATTTTGCCTTTCTCGCTGGAGATGCAGGCGCTCCGAACTATGCCCACGCGCACCTTCAGCATCTTGATGAGCCTGGAGCCGGTGGTGGCTGCATTGTCGGGCTGGGCGCTGCTGGGTGAGCAACTAACGCTTGGTCAATGGTTGGCAGTGGTCTTTATTGTAGTAGCTAGTGCAGGGGCTACGGCTACTAGCCCCCGTGCGCAGCCCGCCGTGGGCAGTGAGTGA
- a CDS encoding GAF domain-containing protein, whose translation MSLPDSLIPPDDSQRLEALAPYLVLGNAPDAVFDELVRLTAKLFNVPIALVSLVEEGSVWFKANFGLAGAERVARNESMCSVAILQQETTVYADLEREPCQLTEPGVVEALQLRFYAGHPLRTSTGQAIGSLCVIDRQPRVLSATEITRLQALAGVVMRMLDLRLALRQQELPSSGLWLQLYRHLDLSLNRLDTLSELARWEESPDTPAAIQYQQSLDEEAELVTKALDHQINAALAALGK comes from the coding sequence ATGTCGCTACCAGATTCCCTTATTCCGCCAGACGATTCGCAACGCTTGGAGGCGTTGGCGCCCTATCTGGTACTCGGCAATGCCCCGGATGCGGTATTCGACGAACTTGTACGGCTGACGGCTAAGCTCTTCAACGTACCGATTGCCTTGGTCTCCTTGGTGGAGGAAGGCAGCGTGTGGTTTAAGGCCAATTTTGGCCTGGCGGGTGCCGAGCGGGTTGCCCGCAACGAAAGCATGTGCTCGGTGGCCATTTTGCAGCAAGAAACCACCGTGTACGCCGACTTAGAGCGCGAACCTTGTCAACTGACCGAGCCGGGCGTTGTCGAAGCCTTGCAGCTGCGCTTCTACGCGGGGCACCCCTTGCGCACTTCCACGGGGCAGGCCATTGGTTCGTTGTGCGTAATCGACCGGCAGCCGCGCGTACTTTCGGCCACGGAAATAACCCGTTTGCAGGCCTTGGCGGGCGTGGTAATGCGCATGCTCGACCTGCGCCTAGCCCTGCGCCAACAAGAGTTGCCGAGTAGTGGCCTGTGGTTGCAGCTGTATCGCCACTTAGATTTGTCGCTCAATCGGCTCGATACGCTGTCGGAATTGGCTCGATGGGAAGAATCGCCGGATACCCCGGCTGCAATACAATATCAGCAGTCGCTGGACGAGGAAGCGGAACTCGTGACGAAGGCCCTGGACCACCAAATCAACGCCGCTTTAGCGGCGCTGGGCAAGTAG
- a CDS encoding glycosyltransferase — protein sequence MLLLPSSQDATCLAVLEAMASGCPLVSAHTADAADLLLHGHTARLFPPHDVATCAKQLFVTLSAPAQSLLLAERAAAHVRQFYNPMQQSRQLESILEYVCQPQA from the coding sequence GTGCTGCTACTTCCTAGCTCGCAGGATGCCACCTGCCTGGCGGTGCTCGAAGCCATGGCCTCGGGCTGTCCGCTGGTCAGTGCCCACACGGCCGATGCCGCCGACCTACTGCTCCATGGCCATACGGCTCGCCTTTTTCCCCCGCACGACGTTGCTACCTGCGCCAAGCAACTGTTTGTTACGCTGTCGGCTCCAGCGCAGTCACTGTTGCTAGCCGAGCGGGCCGCCGCCCACGTGCGTCAGTTCTACAACCCTATGCAGCAGAGCCGACAGTTGGAATCCATTTTAGAATACGTATGCCAGCCGCAAGCATAA
- a CDS encoding NAD(P)-binding domain-containing protein, translating into MADQTIDVLVIGAGQSGLAVGYYLRRAGLTFVLLDDQAAPGGAWLQSWDSLQLFSPATASSLPGWLMPPPEEDGFPTRDTVITYLTQYEQRYALPVQRPVRILHVRRASAGFVVLTDQGTWQARAVVCATGSWRNPYLPDYPGRATFKGVQLHSAYYRNALPFAGKRVLVVGAATLGRKCWRKSRGWPIRFGLQKKNLGSCPMTWTVEFCSSKPPSATMPKVAQCQLRRQP; encoded by the coding sequence GTGGCAGACCAAACTATCGACGTACTGGTTATCGGGGCTGGGCAAAGCGGGTTGGCCGTGGGCTACTACCTGCGGCGGGCGGGCCTGACCTTTGTGCTGCTCGACGACCAAGCGGCGCCGGGTGGTGCGTGGCTTCAGAGTTGGGATTCGCTGCAGTTGTTTTCACCGGCAACGGCCAGTTCCTTGCCCGGCTGGCTGATGCCTCCGCCGGAAGAAGATGGGTTTCCGACGCGGGATACCGTCATAACCTACCTCACCCAGTACGAACAGCGCTATGCGCTGCCAGTGCAGCGCCCGGTGCGTATACTGCATGTGCGGCGAGCCAGTGCCGGGTTTGTGGTCCTCACCGATCAGGGAACGTGGCAAGCGCGGGCCGTGGTGTGCGCTACCGGCAGTTGGCGTAACCCCTACCTACCCGACTACCCCGGCCGGGCCACCTTCAAAGGAGTGCAGCTGCATTCTGCTTATTACCGTAATGCGTTGCCCTTCGCCGGAAAGCGGGTTTTGGTAGTGGGGGCGGCAACTCTGGGGCGCAAGTGCTGGCGGAAGTCTCGCGGGTGGCCCATACGCTTTGGGTTACAGAAAAAGAACCTCGGTTCCTGCCCGATGACGTGGACGGTCGAGTTCTGTTCATCCAAGCCACCCAGCGCTACCATGCCCAAAGTGGCACAGTGCCAGCTCCGTCGCCAGCCTTAG
- a CDS encoding arsenate reductase ArsC: MLAHATKPNILVLCTGNSCRSQLLHGYLNQLLDGQATVYSAGVETHGLNPRAVRVMAEDGVDIAHHTSNHMDEYAAVPFSYVLTVCDHAQEVCPVFPASTQKLHHNFPDPAKATGTEEQIIEQFRAVRDQIKTYAHDFVRAQFQRT; encoded by the coding sequence ATGCTTGCTCACGCTACAAAACCCAACATCCTAGTGCTCTGTACCGGCAATTCCTGCCGGAGCCAGCTGCTTCATGGCTACCTCAATCAACTGCTCGACGGGCAGGCCACCGTCTACAGTGCGGGGGTGGAAACCCACGGGCTCAACCCGCGGGCCGTGCGCGTGATGGCTGAAGACGGCGTGGACATTGCGCACCACACCAGCAACCACATGGATGAGTACGCCGCGGTGCCTTTCTCCTACGTGCTGACCGTGTGCGACCATGCCCAGGAGGTGTGCCCCGTGTTTCCTGCGTCAACCCAGAAGCTGCACCACAATTTCCCGGATCCGGCCAAGGCCACGGGCACCGAAGAGCAAATTATAGAGCAGTTTCGGGCCGTGCGCGACCAAATAAAAACCTACGCGCACGACTTCGTACGAGCGCAGTTTCAGCGCACCTAG
- a CDS encoding ArsI/CadI family heavy metal resistance metalloenzyme has translation MDTTVFPRMHVSMYVSDLTATVNFYTAFFGQPAAKIRRGYAKYVLDKPALIISFVENPERVASNFGHLGFQVETVEEMEQRLVVAQKAGLVAREEMGTNCCYAKQDKFWVNDPDGVEWEVYYFHEDAEFNDPRYQEEYDQAVGSNSQCCIAPAAKQVALPTEQLETAPMAFTLAEGPACTPGGGCC, from the coding sequence ATGGATACAACTGTTTTTCCTCGGATGCACGTCTCGATGTACGTGTCCGACCTCACTGCTACTGTTAATTTCTACACCGCTTTTTTCGGGCAGCCCGCCGCTAAAATTCGGCGCGGCTATGCCAAGTATGTGCTCGACAAGCCTGCGTTGATTATTTCTTTTGTCGAGAATCCGGAGCGGGTGGCGTCCAACTTTGGGCACCTGGGCTTTCAGGTGGAGACGGTAGAAGAAATGGAGCAGCGCTTGGTTGTGGCCCAGAAAGCCGGGTTAGTTGCCCGCGAAGAGATGGGCACCAACTGCTGCTATGCCAAGCAAGACAAGTTCTGGGTGAACGACCCGGACGGGGTGGAGTGGGAGGTATATTATTTCCACGAAGATGCCGAGTTCAATGATCCACGTTACCAAGAAGAGTACGACCAGGCCGTCGGCAGCAACAGCCAGTGCTGCATTGCGCCCGCCGCCAAGCAGGTAGCCCTACCGACAGAGCAGTTGGAAACCGCTCCTATGGCTTTTACTTTGGCGGAAGGCCCGGCCTGCACCCCTGGTGGCGGTTGCTGTTAA
- a CDS encoding ArsR/SmtB family transcription factor, with translation MTYAKTAAFTDEQQQLARVAKALAHPARVAIIQLLASKQTCISGDIAAELPLSRTTVFQHLQELKALDLIRGEIDGLTVCYCLNTELLRQVQQQFAAFFIEATTNPACGPGTACAC, from the coding sequence ATGACCTACGCCAAGACCGCCGCCTTTACTGACGAGCAACAGCAACTGGCCCGTGTGGCGAAGGCGCTGGCTCATCCAGCCCGGGTGGCCATTATTCAGCTTTTGGCTAGCAAACAAACTTGTATTTCCGGCGACATTGCGGCCGAATTGCCTCTGTCTCGCACTACAGTTTTTCAGCATCTACAGGAGCTAAAGGCTCTGGACCTTATCCGCGGAGAAATTGATGGTCTCACCGTCTGCTACTGCCTGAACACCGAACTGCTACGCCAAGTGCAGCAGCAGTTCGCCGCCTTCTTTATCGAAGCCACCACGAACCCAGCCTGTGGCCCTGGCACCGCTTGCGCCTGCTAA
- a CDS encoding DUF389 domain-containing protein, producing the protein MHRTLEITVPTTTTDALCHELTDLDSVIGLSVQRGASWKPPGDVLIVHVLNRGADEVLRRVGAAVSDKNALSVVTSEVASIISPQSYKTVDNDRDEAIWEEMESGLRHQGRITPNYLLLMALGGIIAAVGLVSEPVPQAVAFVASAIIAPGFDPMTKVSLGLVLQRWRLVGRGLVSALAGYAILVLMAGLTMALLVAVGETSASALVTNPEVEHLQHPKWMELLVAAAGALAGVVMLAAFRRSFQAGPLIAMAFIPAAALIGAGLAVGRVDLAREGLERFLADWGFIVALGVPFLWLKQHFLHKREPLV; encoded by the coding sequence ATGCATAGAACCTTAGAAATCACTGTCCCCACGACCACAACCGATGCGCTGTGTCATGAATTGACTGATCTTGACTCTGTAATTGGGTTGAGCGTGCAGCGGGGTGCCTCTTGGAAGCCGCCTGGCGACGTATTGATTGTTCACGTACTGAACCGGGGCGCCGATGAGGTGCTACGCCGGGTTGGGGCCGCCGTATCTGACAAGAACGCGTTGAGCGTAGTTACGAGTGAAGTAGCTAGTATCATCTCGCCACAGTCCTACAAAACCGTCGATAACGACCGTGACGAGGCCATTTGGGAGGAAATGGAAAGCGGCTTGCGCCACCAAGGACGCATTACACCCAACTATTTGCTTTTGATGGCCTTAGGTGGCATAATTGCGGCCGTGGGGCTGGTGTCGGAGCCGGTGCCGCAGGCGGTAGCTTTCGTGGCTTCGGCTATTATCGCGCCGGGCTTCGACCCTATGACCAAGGTTTCGCTAGGGTTGGTCCTGCAACGTTGGCGACTGGTCGGCCGAGGGCTGGTTTCTGCTTTGGCTGGCTACGCCATATTGGTGCTAATGGCGGGCCTGACAATGGCACTACTCGTGGCGGTGGGCGAAACCAGTGCAAGTGCCTTGGTCACCAACCCGGAGGTAGAACACTTGCAACACCCCAAGTGGATGGAACTGCTAGTGGCCGCGGCCGGAGCACTGGCGGGTGTAGTGATGCTGGCCGCTTTCCGACGCAGTTTCCAGGCCGGCCCCCTGATTGCCATGGCCTTTATCCCGGCGGCAGCTTTGATAGGCGCCGGCTTGGCGGTAGGGCGAGTGGACTTGGCGCGCGAAGGGCTAGAACGGTTTTTGGCTGACTGGGGCTTTATTGTAGCCCTTGGAGTGCCCTTCTTGTGGCTAAAGCAGCATTTTCTGCACAAGCGCGAGCCCCTGGTATAA
- a CDS encoding ferritin-like domain-containing protein encodes MKQPQQPNSSGAPDNTGADSTANDQAANSSLLDQVQPLVDKVQPLVDQAKQTFSKEGVTGLVDKLPPSVKQTGTKVATSFNKLTTTEKVLGGALVLIGVGLLARGGKSHNKQADTLHELLHFVNDRVEGYHKAAEESKDQQLRNYYQQLASQSQRFADELNNVLVRIDGQRESSTTLKGKLYRRLMEATAAVTGHDEKAILATNIHGEQWAIAAYEEALEDHSLTGSIRSIINNQYKKSQKTYQELKRLESQQ; translated from the coding sequence ATGAAGCAACCTCAGCAACCCAATTCGTCCGGCGCTCCTGATAACACAGGTGCTGATTCTACCGCCAACGACCAAGCTGCCAACTCGTCTTTACTTGACCAAGTACAGCCCCTAGTAGACAAAGTACAGCCTCTCGTAGACCAAGCCAAGCAAACATTCTCCAAAGAAGGCGTAACCGGCTTAGTCGACAAATTGCCTCCATCCGTAAAACAAACCGGTACGAAAGTCGCCACTAGCTTCAACAAGCTCACCACCACCGAGAAGGTGCTAGGCGGCGCTTTAGTGTTGATCGGGGTAGGCTTACTAGCCCGCGGCGGTAAAAGCCACAACAAACAAGCTGATACCTTGCACGAACTCCTGCATTTCGTCAACGACCGGGTGGAAGGATACCACAAAGCCGCTGAAGAAAGCAAGGATCAGCAACTGCGCAACTACTATCAGCAGCTAGCCAGCCAGAGCCAGCGGTTTGCCGATGAGCTCAACAACGTGTTGGTACGCATTGATGGCCAGCGCGAATCGAGCACCACCCTCAAAGGCAAACTCTACCGCCGCCTGATGGAAGCTACAGCCGCCGTAACGGGGCACGACGAGAAAGCCATTCTCGCCACTAACATCCACGGCGAGCAGTGGGCCATAGCTGCCTATGAGGAAGCGCTTGAAGACCACTCGTTGACTGGCTCTATCCGCTCGATAATAAATAATCAGTACAAAAAGTCGCAGAAGACCTACCAAGAACTGAAGCGGCTAGAGTCGCAGCAGTAA